A window of Triplophysa dalaica isolate WHDGS20190420 chromosome 7, ASM1584641v1, whole genome shotgun sequence contains these coding sequences:
- the LOC130426852 gene encoding NAD(P)(+)--arginine ADP-ribosyltransferase 1-like, translating into MLSTAALILIVICKVAVGQDHRRAVEGQILQMDMELDSVDDQYKGCKKNMSNLVRIEYLNKEISGSSDFRKAWQEGKCEHRVPEDNLTRNHSVAIYVYTSDTVGLYAKFNEIVRSGKDSYKNRTYTWYSLQFLLTEAIQILRKTQKKCRFTYRGTKLQFDETVLNKEVRFGFFASSSLKREQAVEFGTVSCFEINTCQSADVAKYSKFPNEREVLIPPYETFIVTAIKKRDENDVWCDTVFVLKSKGIRSDLNCAVASVESQIHHRSQSVWPMGLYIFIHFSSLY; encoded by the exons ATGTTGAGCACAGCAGCTCTTATTCTCATTGTCATCTGTAAAGTTGCTGTAGGACAG GATCACAGACGGGCTGTTGAGGGACAGATACTTCAAATGGATATGGAATTGGATTCAGTTGATGACCAGTATAAGggctgtaaaaaaaacatgtcaaatctGGTGAGAATAGAATatctaaacaaagaaataagTGGATCATCTGACTTTAGAAAAGCTTGGCAAGAAGGTAAATGTGAGCATCGTGTACCAGAAGATAACTTGACCAGGAACCATTCAGTCGCCATTTATGTGTACACTAGTGACACAGTAGGCCTATATGCTAAATTCAATGAAATTGTTCGTAGTGGGAAAGACAGCTACAAAAACAGGACATACACGTGGTATTCACTTCAGTTTCTGTTGACAGAAGCCATTCAGATTCtaaggaaaacacaaaaaaaatgcagatttaCTTATCGTGGTACCAAACTTCAGTTTGATGAGACTGTTCTGAACAAAGAGGTTCGTTTTGGCTTTTTTGCGTCCTCGTCTCTGAAACGTGAACAAGCCGTGGAGTTTGGTACAGTTTCTTGTTTTGAAATCAACACTTGTCAAAGTGCTGATGTGGCAAAATACTCCAAGTTTCCTAATGAGAGAGAGGTCCTGATACCCCCATATGAGACGTTTATCGTCACTGCTATCAAGAAGAGAGATGAGAATGATGTCTGGTGTgacactgtgtttgtgttgaagaGCAAAGGAATAAGAAGTGATTTAAACTGTGCGGTGGCTTCAGTCGAGTCTCAGATACATCACAGATCTCAGTCTGTCTGGCCCATGGGCCTTTACATCTTCATTCATTTCTCTTCTTTATATTAA
- the LOC130426853 gene encoding uncharacterized protein LOC130426853, with protein sequence MGSKPKAELTSDTEGSVLTGNTVTLTCLMNQFTGWKFNWYQHTQNTEKTTTDTNTYTMSNVRVSDGGQYWCRAGRGNPVYYTDYSDVLWINVSASSSSSHGLMVGVAVGLSFMFLIIFLVLLWCYKTRKGKVSESPSGVSPQQNISQTSDQKHNEDGYTPLQSGNAHIYDSDNAADNKDSSTAVTVSGPSDELYSQVNIKKKKQKSKDNVSGAADLTYADIELKPKIEVKKNKEKKDVALGSNDVIYAQIK encoded by the exons ATGG GATCAAAACCAAAAGCTGAACTCACATCAGATACTGAAGGATCTGTACTGACGGGAAACACAGTGACTCTGACGTGTCTCATGAATCAGTTCACTGGATGGAAGTTTAACTGGtatcaacacacacagaacactgagaaGACGACAACAGATACAAACACCTACACAATGTCCAATGTTAGAGTTTCAGATGGAGGTCAGTACTGGTGTAGAGCTGGAAGAGGGAATCCAGTCTATTACACAGACTACAGTGATGTTCTGTGGATTAATGTTTCAG CCTCAAGTTCTTCATCTCATGGTCTGATGGTTGGAGTGGCTGTCGGATTGAGCTTCatgtttttgatcattttcttGGTTCTGCTGTGGTGTTACAAAACCAGAAAAG gtaAAGTGTCTGAGTCTCCCTCTGGTGTCAGTCCACAGCAgaacatcagtcagacatcagaTCAGAAACACAATGAAGACGGATACACTCCACTGCAGTCTG GAAATGCTCATATTTATGACTCTGATAATGCAGCAGATAATAAAGACTCAAGCACAG CAGTGACTGTGAGCGGCCCCAGTGATGAACTGTATTCACAGGTCAACAtcaagaaaaagaaacagaagagCAAAG ATAATGTGAGTGGAGCAGCTGATCTCACCTATGCTGACATTGAACTGAAACCTAAGATAGAagtgaagaaaaataaagagaagaaAG atGTTGCTTTAGGATCCAATGATGTGATTTATGCTcagattaaataa